In the Nicotiana tabacum cultivar K326 chromosome 16, ASM71507v2, whole genome shotgun sequence genome, one interval contains:
- the LOC107815472 gene encoding ARF guanine-nucleotide exchange factor GNOM-like — MGRLRLQSSIKAIEEEPEDCETISSIKTDIACVVNSEVSAVLAVMRRNARWGGRYVSGDDQLEHSLIQSLKTLRKQIFSWQHQWQSVSPALYLQPFLDVIRSDETGAPITGVALSSVFKILSLDILDCNTANVENAMHSVVDAVTSCRFEVTDPASEEVVLMKILQVLLACMRSKASVVLSNQHVCTIVNTCFRVVHQAGSKSELLQQIARHTMHELVRCIFSHLPDVDNTQHSIVRRGSSTQNTVVGLDNEYSFNSKSENGTGTSEYDSQPPSGAFSSSASTVLLNGVIDEGMIMSDNGKDNVPNDLHLMTEPYGVPCMVEIFHFLCSLLNVVEHIGMGPRANTTAFDEDVPLFALCLINSAVELGGSAIRSHPRLLSLVQDELFQNLMVFGLSTSPVILSTVCGIVLNLYQHLRNELKLQLEAFLSCVVLRLAQSRYGASYQQQEVAMEALVDFCRQKSFMVEMYANLDCDITCTNVFEELANLLSKSAFPVNSPLSAMNILALDGLIAVIQGMAERISNGCSSQQIPINLEEYAPFWMVKCESYSDPDHWVPFVRRRKYIKRRLMIGADHFNRDPKKGLEFLQGTHLLPEKLDPQSVACFFRFTAGLDKNLVGDFLGNHDEFCIQVLHEFAGTFDFEDMNLDIALRLFLETFRLPGESQKIQRVLEAFSERYYEQSPQILANKDAAMVLSYSVIMLNTDQHNVQVKKKMTEEDFIRNNRNINGGNDLPREYLSELYHSICNNEIRTTPEQGAGFAEMNPSRWIDLMHKSKKTSPYIVCDLRAYLDHDMFATMSGPTIAAISVVFDHAEHEDVYQTCIDGFLAVAKISACHHLEDVLDDLVVSLCKFTTLLNPSLVEEPVLAFGDDAKARMATVTVFTIANKYGNFIRTGWRNILDCVLRLHKLGLLPARVASDAADESEAPSDTGQGKPLPNSLSSTHMQSIGTPRRSSGLMGRFSQLLSLDTEEPRSQPTEQQLAAHHSTLQTIQKCHIDNIFTESKFLLADSLLQLARALIWVAGRPQKGSSSPEDEDTAVFCLELLIAITLNNRDRIRLLWQGVYEHIANIVHSTVMPCALIEKAVFGLLRICLRLLPYKENLADELLRSLQLVLKLDARVADAYCEQITQEVSRLVKANATHIRSQMGWRTITLLLSITARHPEASEAGFDALVFIMSDGAHLSPANYVLCLDAARNFAESRVGPADRPARAVDLMAGSVACLARWSKDTREALAVTEAVKLSQDIGEMWLRLVQGLRKVSLDQREVRNHALSSLQMCLTGEHEIYFPHGLWLQCFDMVLFTMLDDLIELASQKDYRNMEETLVLALKLLTKLFHQLFHELSQLTTFCKLWLGVLNRMEKCMKVKVRGKKSEKLQELVPELLKNTLSVMKSKGVLVKRSALGGDSLWELTWLHVNNIVPSLQSEVFPDIDSENLQPDPVSVETDPNE; from the exons ATGGGGCGTTTAAGGCTACAATCTAGTATCAAGGCAATTGAAGAGGAGCCAGAAGATTGCGAGACCATCTCTTCCATTAAAACTGATATAGCTTGTGTGGTTAACTCTGAAGTGAGTGCTGTTTTAGCAGTCATGAGAAGAAATGCGAGGTGGGGTGGTCGTTATGTATCTGGGGATGATCAACTAGAGCACTCACTCATCCAGTCTCTGAAGACTTTACGTAAACAGATATTCTCATGGCAGCATCAGTGGCAATCCGTCAGTCCAGCCTTATATCTCCAGCCATTTCTGGATGTTATTCGATCTGATGAAACTGGGGCACCTATCACTGGTGTTGCATTGTCTTCTGTCTTCAAAATTTTGAGTCTTGATATTCTTGATTGTAATACTGCCAACGTTGAAAATGCCATGCACTCTGTAGTGGATGCTGTGACCAGTTGCAGATTCGAGGTAACTGATCCTGCGTCAGAAGAAGTTGTATTGATGAAGATACTTCAAGTACTTTTGGCATGCATGAGAAGTAAAGCATCAGTTGTGTTAAGTAATCAGCATGTTTGCACCATAGTCAATACGTGCTTTAGAGTAGTTCATCAAGCTGGAAGCAAGAGTGAGCTCTTACAGCAGATAGCACGTCACACCATGCATGAACTTGTGAGATGTATCTTTTCACACCTTCCGGATGTCGACAACACTCAACACTCTATAGTTAGACGAGGCAGTTCCACCCAAAATACG GTTGTGGGCCTTGACAATGAGTACAGTTTCAATAGCAAGTCAGAGAATGGCACTGGTACTTCTGAATATGATAGCCAGCCACCTTCTGGAgctttttcttcttctgcctCTACAGTTCTGCTTAATGGTGTCATAGATGAAGGCATGATCATGAGTGATAACGGGAAGGATAATGTTCCTAATGATTTACATCTAATGACTGAACCATATGGAGTTCCATGCATGGTTGAGATATTTCACTTCTTGTGTTCCTTGTTAAATGTTGTCGAACATATAGGGATGGGTCCCAGAGCAAATACAACAGCTTTTGATGAAGATGTTCCACTTTTTGCCCTTTGTTTGATCAACTCAGCCGTTGAACTGGGTGGCTCTGCTATACGCAGTCACCCTAGATTGTTGAGTTTGGTTCAGGATGAATTATTCCAAAATCTGATGGTATTTGGCCTGTCAACGAGTCCAGTGATTCTTTCAACTGTCTGCGGCATTGTTCTAAATCTGTATCAGCATTTGCGAAATGAACTAAAGCTACAACTTGAGGCCTTCTTGTCATGTGTTGTCTTGAGACTTGCACAAAGTCGTTATGGGGCTTCATACCAGCAGCAGGAAGTAGCTATGGAGGCTCTCGTTGACTTTTGCAGGCAGAAGTCCTTCATGGTAGAAATGTATGCAAATTTGGATTGTGATATCACCTGCACCAATGTTtttgaagaacttgcaaatttattGTCAAAGAGTGCATTCCCCGTGAACTCTCCGTTGTCTGCCATGAACATTCTTGCTTTGGATGGTCTGATTGCTGTAATTCAGGGAATGGCTGAGAGGATAAGCAATGGATGTAGTTCGCAACAAATTCCGATAAATCTTGAGGAGTATGCTCCATTCTGGATGGTTAAGTGTGAGAGCTATAGTGATCCCGATCATTGGGTACCGTTTGTACGTAGGAGGAAGTACATAAAAAGAAGGTTAATGATTGGGGCTGATCATTTCAATAGAGACCCAAAGAAAGGACTAGAGTTTCTCCAAGGAACACATCTGTTGCCAGAGAAACTTGATCCCCAGAGTGTGGCTTGCTTTTTCAGGTTTACAGCTGGTCTAGATAAGAATCTTGTGGGGGACTTTCTCGGAAATCATGATGAATTTTGCATTCAAGTTCTTCATGAGTTTGCTGGAACATTTGATTTTGAAGACATGAACCTGGATATTGCATTGCGGCTATTTTTGGAAACTTTTCGACTGCCTGGGGAATCTCAAAAAATACAAAGGGTACTTGAGGCGTTTTCAGAGAGATATTATGAGCAATCTCCACAGATTTTAGCTAATAAAGATGCTGCTATGGTGTTGTCATATTCAGTTATAATGCTCAATACTGACCAGCATAATGTTCaggtgaagaagaagatgacagAGGAAGATTTCATTCGAAATAATCGGAACATTAATGGAGGTAATGATCTCCCTCGTGAATATCTATCTGAATTATATCATTCTATATGCAACAATGAGATCCGCACAACACCAGAACAAGGTGCTGGTTTTGCTGAAATGAACCCAAGCCGTTGGATTGACTTGATGCACAAATCCAAGAAAACTTCTCCATATATTGTGTGTGATTTGAGAGCCTATCTTGATCATGATATGTTTGCCACAATGTCTGGTCCAACTATTGCTGCTATCTCTGTGGTATTTGATCATGCTGAACATGAGGATGTCTACCAAACATGTATTGATGGTTTCTTGGCTGTTGCAAAGATTTCAGCTTGCCATCATCTTGAAGATGTTTTGGATGATCTGGTAGTATCTCTATGTAAGTTCACAACTCTCTTGAATCCTTCATTGGTTGAGGAACCTGTTTTAGCCTTTGGCGATGATGCAAAAGCAAGGATGGCAACTGTTACAGTTTTCACTATTGCAAACAAATACGGTAATTTCATCCGTACTGGCTGGAGAAATATCTTGGATTGCGTCTTGAGATTGCATAAGCTTGGCCTTCTTCCTGCTCGTGTAGCAAGTGATGCGGCTGATGAATCAGAGGCACCTTCTGATACAGGACAAGGGAAGCCCCTACCTAATTCGTTATCTTCCACTCATATGCAATCTATAGGTACTCCTAGAAGATCTTCAGGACTTATGGGGCGATTTAGTCAGCTCCTATCTTTAGATACTGAAGAGCCAAGGTCTCAACCTACTGAACAACAACTCGCTGCTCACCATAGCACACTGCAGACAATTCAGAAGTGTCACATTGATAATATCTTTACAGAAAGTAAGTTTCTTCTAGCTGATTCTTTGCTACAGTTGGCACGGGCACTCATATGGGTTGCAGGGAGACCTCAGAAGGGTAGTAGTTCTCCTGAAGATGAAGACACGGCAGTGTTCTGCTTGGAACTGCTGATTGCAATTACCTTGAACAACAGAGATAGAATAAGACTTCTTTGGCAGGGAGTTTATGAGCATATTGCTAATATTGTCCACTCAACAGTAATGCCTTGTGCTTTGATTGAGAAAGCTGTTTTTGGACTCCTCCGCATCTGCCTGAGGTTGCTTCCCTATAAAGAGAACTTAGCTGATGAACTTTTAAGATCACTACAACTTGTTCTCAAGCTTGACGCCCGTGTTGCTGATGCATACTGTGAGCAGATTACACAGGAAGTCAGTCGTCTGGTAAAAGCAAATGCCACGCACATTCGTTCTCAAATGGGATGGAGAACTATTACTCTTTTACTTTCCATAACAGCAAGACATCCAGAAGCTTCTGAAGCAGGATTTGATGCCCTGGTTTTCATTATGTCTGATGGAGCCCATTTGTCTCCAGCTAATTATGTTCTTTGCCTCGATGCAGCTAGAAATTTTGCAGAGTCTCGTGTTGGACCTGCTGATAGACCTGCTCGGGCAGTGGATCTTATGGCAGGTTCAGTGGCTTGTTTAGCACGCTGGTCCAAAGATACTAGGGAAGCTCTGGCAGTGACTGAAGCTGTGAAGTTGTCCCAAGATATTGGGGAGATGTGGCTGAGGCTTGTACAGGGGCTGAGGAAAGTTAGTTTGGATCAGAGAGAAGTTAGGAATCATGCTCTTTCATCCCTACAAATGTGCTTGACGGGAGAGCATGAAATTTACTTTCCACATGGTCTCTGGTTGCAGTGCTTTGATATGGTCCTTTTTACAATGTTGGATGACTTGATTGAGCTCGCATCACAAAAAGACTACCGGAACATGGAAGAGACACTTGTTCTTGCCTTAAAGCTCCTTACTAAATTGTTTCACCAGCTGTTTCATGAGCTATCTCAATTGACCACATTCTGTAAACTGTGGTTGGGCGTCCTCAACAGGATGGAAAAATGTATGAAGGTGAAAGTTAGAGGTAAAAAAAGTGAAAAGCTTCAGGAACTAGTCCCTGAACTCCTGAAGAACACCTTGTCTGTAATGAAGTCTAAGGGGGTACTTGTTAAGAGGAGCGCCCTTGGTGGAGATAGCTTATGGGAATTGACATGGTTGCATGTAAATAACATTGTTCCTTCTCTGCAATCTGAGGTTTTCCCTGATATTGATTCAGAAAATTTACAGCCTGATCCTGTGTCTGTTGAAACAGATCCAAATGAATAG